The Geoalkalibacter subterraneus genome contains the following window.
GCAGGAACTCTCTGAAGTCACCACCTTCGCCCGGCTGGAGGCGTTGGTGAAAAGAAATGTGTTTGCACCGGAGACTGCGGAGCATATCCGCGCCGCCTTCGAGGCGCTAACTTTTCTGCGGCTGCGAAACGAAATCGCCCTGGTACAGGCCGGCCGCAAACCCAGCCACCACATCAACCCCCACAATCTGTCCAAGACCGAACAGGACCTGCTGCGGGAGTCCTTCCAGGCGGTCGGCAAGCTGCAGGACGCCACCAAGCGCCATTTCGCAAAAACCCCCTTTTAACCGGTAGAAGAAGTTCCCGCATTCTGAAGCAGATCTGCTCTGCTCATCTATTTTTTCATAAAGAAAGCCCCTCGCAGCGATTATCGCGAGGGGCCTTCTTTTAAGCTGTCAGCCGAGAATCTTCACGATTCTTTTCGGCTCAAGAGTCCTGCGGTTCAGGACGTCATGTACTCCTCATCAGGAGCGCTTTAAAATTATTTTCGTCTGTGGTTTCCGTTTTCGGGAATCCTCCTTTCTCCTTGCTTGTGGTTATATTTTTCCACAGAATTTCACAAATTCAAGAGTCACAAGTTATTTTTTATCCGCAATTCAACGATCTGTCTTTTCCGACCGCCAACGGCTGAAAGGCTTGCGGACCAGGCTGGAATTGTAATAGCGGGGATCACCGGTCACTTCAGCGCCAACCCAGGGCGGCAATTCGATCTGCTGACCCTCTTGCTCAAGTTCCACTTCCGCAACACACAACCCTTCATTTTCGCCAACGAAGACATCCACCTCCCAGAGGAGACCACCGAAAGGTACGCAATGACGGGTTTTCTCGATCAAAGGCCGTATGCACAGCTCATCGAGCATTTCGGCCGCATCCTCCACCGGGATCTCGTATTCGTATTCCAAACGCACAGCGCCGCGGGTCGGCCCCTTGATGGTCAACACGCCTTGATCGTCGATCAATCTTACCCGTACCACTCCTATCGAGCCGATGGAGACAAATCCCTGGCGCAAAAAAGAACACGAGGTAGCCGCATTCTTCCAATCCATGCCGTGAATCAGAAATTTTCGTTCAATTTCCAGCGCCAATCAAACATCTCCTGATTATTTTCTATTTAAAAGATCGAGGCGAGCCGATCATAGGATTTTTCGAGGCGGATCGTGGTCGCAAGCAGAATTCCTTTAAGCAGACCGACACCCACAGCGGGGTGCTCTTCAAGCAGACGGTCGAACTCTTCGCGCCCTAGCACAAGCAGATCCGTGTCTTCCAACGCCAAAACGGTGAAGGGCCTTGGATGATCTTCCAGAATGCCAAACTCCCCAAGCACCGTGCCCGGTCCGTAAACCCCGACCACCACCTGTTTTCCTTCAAACTCGGTATTCTTTTTTTCCTCAATGCGACCCGAGGCAACAAAAACAACGCTGTCGCCCGGATCACCTTCGCTCCAGAGGATTTCCCCGGCCGGAACCTGCAGACAGGTTAAGCGGAGTTTCAGGATTTCGATTGCATCTTTATCAAGATACCGGAAATAGCGCATCTCTTCCTTGATCTGGCGACAGACGGCATCGGGAGTCTTCATGAAAACTAGGCCTCCTTCGACCGACTTTTCAGGTCCTCAATTTTACTCCGCATCTGTTCGAAGAGACCGTCCATCCCCTCTTTGCGGGCGATTTCCGTAAAGGTGCCACGGTAATTGCGCACCAGGCTGACTTTCTCCACAATGACATCATAGACCAGCCACTCCCCCTGGCGATCCACCAGCTTGTAAGAGATGGGTATGTCGGCGCTGCGGGTCACGATGAGGGTTTCGACCTCAGCCCTGGGCCCGTTGATTTTCTCCGAGACAAAGCGCACCTCCTCATCGGTATAGCTCTCGATGCGCCCCAGGTAGCTTGCTTCCAGCAGTTCGGAAAAAAGCTCCATGAACGTCTCTTGTTCATCGACATTTGCTTTTTTCCAGTAGGGGCCCAGCACCCATTGCGACATGGCCTGAAAATCGAAACGCGCCTTGATCAACTCGGTCAGTCGCTGACGCTGCTGTTCGCCCCTGATCGCGTCGTCCTTGAGCGTATCGATCACCTGCTCGACCGTCTGCTCGATTTGCGCCAAAGGTCCTGCCTCGGCAGAAAATGCCGCGGCCGGG
Protein-coding sequences here:
- a CDS encoding MlaC/ttg2D family ABC transporter substrate-binding protein, which codes for MFSKWMTAACLLLCLAPAAAFSAEAGPLAQIEQTVEQVIDTLKDDAIRGEQQRQRLTELIKARFDFQAMSQWVLGPYWKKANVDEQETFMELFSELLEASYLGRIESYTDEEVRFVSEKINGPRAEVETLIVTRSADIPISYKLVDRQGEWLVYDVIVEKVSLVRNYRGTFTEIARKEGMDGLFEQMRSKIEDLKSRSKEA
- a CDS encoding CYTH domain-containing protein, with the protein product MALEIERKFLIHGMDWKNAATSCSFLRQGFVSIGSIGVVRVRLIDDQGVLTIKGPTRGAVRLEYEYEIPVEDAAEMLDELCIRPLIEKTRHCVPFGGLLWEVDVFVGENEGLCVAEVELEQEGQQIELPPWVGAEVTGDPRYYNSSLVRKPFSRWRSEKTDR
- a CDS encoding cyclic nucleotide-binding domain-containing protein, whose translation is MKTPDAVCRQIKEEMRYFRYLDKDAIEILKLRLTCLQVPAGEILWSEGDPGDSVVFVASGRIEEKKNTEFEGKQVVVGVYGPGTVLGEFGILEDHPRPFTVLALEDTDLLVLGREEFDRLLEEHPAVGVGLLKGILLATTIRLEKSYDRLASIF